GGCGCAGCTGGGGTGCGCGGGGGAGGAGAAGAAAACCGGAACCGCAATGCAATTGATGCCGGCTTCGTTCTCCTGGTCGTCCACCGCAAAGCCCTGCTCCCTGATCTCATTGAACGCCGCATGAAGTTCCTGCGCGCTCGTGATTGTGTTCTGCGTGGCTGCGATCAGTGGAACACTGCCGATCCATTGCTTGATGGATTCGACATCGGGCAATGCGAATGCAAGCAACAGTTTTGCGCCCCCCGTGGCGTGTGCGGGGTTACGTCTGCCGACAACAGACGTTAACTTCATTGGGCCAGTCGCCCGATCGACCTTTGAGCGGTCCACCGCGTCCCGGCCCTCGAGGTGGCTATAGTGCGCGGTCTCCCCGAAACGGTCGCTGAGGTGTTGCCGAATCGGCTGCGCCCGCAAATGCTCGGGCCTCGCCTCGTGGAAGGTGAATGCAATACGCAGGAAGCCATCACGCAGAAGGTAGCTGCCGTAACCATCCTGGGAGACCAGTCCCCGCCGCCGAAGCGTTGCCGATGCCCGATGAACTGTGGGCTTAGCCGCGCCGATCACCCGGGACAAACCATCCAAGCTGATGCCATTCGGATGCTTGCCCAGTTGATTGAGCGAGGCCAATACGCGGTCTGATCCGACGATCCGCCGCTCATTGTCCATCTCGAACCTCCGTAGCCAGGAAGCCTCAGCGGCTCCTCGGATTCAAAATATTGGGCTGGGAATCCTCCGCATGTTCGAAAGGTGCGCCCCGAGAACTTGCACTTTGGCAGCTTCGGAACTGTGTCGCCTTCTGACTGGACGGATGCGTGTAACCCCTGTAACCTACAACACACTAGATCATATCTAGTGACCACTAGACAAGTCCCGACCCCGTCTTTCTGCCGCAAAGATGTACGGCGGACCTGCCCGCATATTTCGTACTAAAACAACAATTCAGAGAATGGAACCAGTCATGGGCGAGCTGCGCAGCTCCCAGTGGTACGCCGGTAATGACCGCAACAGCTACATACACCGCGCATGGATGCGTCGCGGTGTTCCGGAGGATTCTTTTGAGGGCAAGCCGCAAATTGCCATTGCGAACACTGCCTCGGATCTGACTCCTTGTAATTCCCATCTGGACGAAGTCGCCGAACACGTCAAGCAAGGTATCTGGGAAGCGGGCGGGGTTCCTTTGAACCTTCCCGTGGTTTCCCTGGGGGAGACACAGGTTCGGCCCACCGCAATGCTTTGGCGCAACATGGCTGCGATGGCCACGGAGGAGATGCTGCGGGCGAATCCTATTGATGGGGTGGTACTCCTGGGCGGCTGTGACAAGACCATACCGGCACTGCTGATGGCCGCATCCTCGGTCGATATTCCCGCGGTGGTTGTGCCCGGGGGGCCGATGGCAACAGGAACTTTCCGCGGCCAGCCTCTGGGTTGCGGCACTGATGTCTGGCGCCTGAGCGAAGAGGTTCGTGGCGGCGAGATTTCCAACCGGGAGTTCCTGAAGTCCGAATCATCCATGATCAGGAGCCGGGGTCACTGCAACACCATGGGTACGGCATCCACGATGGCGTTGGTCGCCGAGGCGCTGGGAATGGTCCTTCCAGGGCTTGCCGGCACACCCGCCGTGGACAGCAACCTGCTCGCCGGCGCGCACGAGACCGGCAGGCTCATCGTGGAGATGGTCGCCGAAAGCCGGACACCAAGCGCGCTTCTGACCAGGGAATCGTTCCTGAACTCCATTGTTGCCCTGGCAGCAATCGGAGGATCGACAAATGCTGTGGTCCATCTCCTGGCGATCGCCGGTCGGCTCGGGATTGACCTGACCATCGATGACTTCGACCGCGTTGGTGCTGGTGTTCCCCTGCTGGTGAACCTGCAGCCCTCGGGGAAATTCCTGATGGATGACCTTCACCGCGCCGGAGGTTTCTTGCCTGTCCTGCGCGAAGTCAAAGACCTGCTGGACCCTTCCGCGCTGACCGTGACAGGCAAACCCCTTGTGGACTACCTTGACGACGCCCGCATCTGGGACGAAGAGGTCATTCACCGCCGCGATGATCCGTTGCAGCCCGAAGCCGGGATTGCCATCCTTCGGGGGAACCTCGCCCCAGGCGGTGCCGTGATCAAACCTGCCGCGGCTTCGCCCCATCTGCTGAGGCACCGTGGAGCCGCCGTCGTTTTTGACAGCATCGAAGACATGCACGCCCGTATTGATGATCCTGCTTTGGATGTGGACGAGAATTCGGTGCTGGTGCTGCGCGGTTGCGGCCCCAAGGGCTACCCGGGCATGCCCGAGGTATCGAACATGCCCTTACCGAAGAAGCTCCTTGAACAGGGCGTGCGGGACATGGTGCGGATCTGTGACGGCCGGATGAGCGGAACCGCATACGGCACGGTGGTCCTGCACGTGACCCCCGAGGCCGCGGCGGGGGGACCGCTGGGCGTCGTTGAAACCGGAGACTTCATTAGCCTCGACGTCGAGGAAAGAACCCTCGAACTTGAGATTGGCCCGGAAGAACTGGCGGCCCGCCTTCCCAACGCAGCCACAGTCGAGGGTTATGCCAACCCGCAGCGAGGCTGGGAGCGGCTCTACGTGGACCACGTCCTTCAGGCGGATACCGGCGTGGACCTGGACTTCCTGATCGGATCTTCCGGACCGGAGGTTTCCCGTGAGTCACACTGATGCCCTGACGCGGCCCGGTTTGCCCGAGCCAGGCCAGGTGCTCCTTGATGAACTTGAACGCGCCGCCCCGGGAAAGGTACGGGCCCGTGCAACCGACCGGCTGGCAAATGCACACGACGCTTCCCACTACCTCCTGACCCCTCGCGCCGTGGTCCTCCCGGAGAACGCGGAGCAGGTGGCTGCCCTCATGCGGGGCTCGGTCCGCCACGGCGTTGCCCTTACCTTCCGCTCCGGCGCCACCAGCCTCAGCGGCCAGACCTCCTCAGATGGTGTCCTAGTCGACACGCGCCGAAACTTCCGCTCCGTTGAGGTCCTGGACGAGGGAGCACGGGTCCGCAGCCAGCCCGGAGCCACCGTACGGCAAGTCAACGTCCGCCTCGCCCGCCACAAACGCAAGCTGGGACCGGATCCCGCCAGCGAGGTTGCCTGCACGATCGGCGGCGTGGTTGCCAATAATTCCAGCGGAATGGCGTGCGGCACGGAGGCCAACACCTACCGCACCATCGACTCAGCCGTGATTATCCTGCCCAGCGGAACCATCATCGACACGGCCGCCCCTGACGCGGACGAGTCGCTCAGGAGGCTGGAACCGGAACTGCACGCCGGCCTTATCCGCCTGCGCGACCAGCTCCGGAACAATGCTTCCCACGCCGCGCGGATCCGGCAGCTGTTCGCGATCAAGAACACCATGGGCTACGGACTGAACTCGTTTTTGGACTATGGGCGGCCCGTGGACATCCTCCTGCACCTGGTCATCGGGAGCGAGGGCACTCTGGCATTCCTGGCCGAAGTCACCTTCAACACAGTCCCGGTGAAACCACACACAGCAACCGACCTCCTCTTCTTTCCAAGCCTGTCAGCTGCCACCGCAGCCCTGCCCGCACTTGTCGCGGCCGGCTTCGCCACCATCGAACTGCTCGATGCGACGTCCCTGGGCGTTGCCCAGCGCGACGCGGAAGCGGACGATGTGCTCCGGGCCATCAAGATCGAGGGGCACGCGGCCTTGCTTGTGGAGTTTCAGGAGCCGGATCCGGTTGCGCTGGCGGGCCGCGTCAGTGCCAGTGCCGAGGTCCTGGCTGCACTTCCCCTGGTCCGGCCGGCACAACTGTCCTCGGACCCCGCCCGCCGGGCATCACTGTGGCATATCCGTAAAGGCCTCTACGCAACGGTGGCCGGAAACCGGCCCAGCGGCACCACCGCGCTGTTGGAGGATATCGCCGTCCCTGTCGCGAACCTCCTTCCCACCTGCGAGGGACTGGTCGAACTCTTTGAGCATTACGGCTACGAAGACAGCGTCATTTTCGGGCACGCCAAGGATGGCAACATTCATTTCCTGCTCAACGAACGCCTCGAATCCTCAGGAGGCGAATCAACCCTCGAACGCTATGCCGCCTTCACCGAAGACATGGTGTCTCTCGTCCTGTCCAACAACGGCACTCTCAAAGCCGAACATGGAACCGGGCGCATCATGGCCCCGTTCGTCCGCCGCCAGTACGGCGACGCCCTTTACGGGGTCATGCGCGAAATCAAGCGGCTATGCGACCCGCAGGGCGTACTGAACCCGGGCATCGTGCTTAACGACGATCCTGAGTTCCACCTTGCTCACCTCAAGACCGCCCCGACGGTCGAGAAGGAAGTCGACCGCTGCGTCGAGTGCGGATACTGCGAGCCCGCCTGCCCCAGCAAGGACATCACGCTCACCCCGCGCCAGCGGATTGTCCTCAGGCGTGAAATCGCCCGCGCTGAGGAGAACGGCAACACCGCGCTGAAGAGGGAACTCGAAAGGGAATACAGCTACGACGGTCTGGACACCTGCGCGGCCGACGGCATGTGCCAGACCGCCTGCCCGGTTCTGATTGACACAGGAGAGCTTGTCAAACGCCTGCGGGCCGAAGGACGCGGCCGCGTCGAACAAGCCGGATGGAAGGCGGCAGCCAACAATTGGGGCGCGGCGGCGCAGGTAGGAGGACTTGCACTCTCCGGCGTCAAGTTCCTCCCCTCTGCGCTGGTGACCGGCGCCTCCGAAGCCGCCCGGGCAGTGCTCGGCAGCGAAACGGTGCCGCGCTGGGACAAGGACCTGCCCGGAGGAGGCGCCCGGCGTCGGCCCCTGCACGTCCAGGAACCGAAGGCCGTATATCTGGCCGCCTGCATCAGCACCATGTTCGGCCCGGCCGCTCAGGGGCCCGGCGTCTCGAGTGCCTTCCTGGATCTGTGCGCACGGGCTGACGTAACCGTCACCATCCCTGAGGGGATAGGAAATATGTGTTGCGGCACCCCTTGGAAATCAAAAGGAATGACAGACGGCTACGCTCTCATGCGCCAGAAGGTCCAGTCCGCGGTCTGGGAAGCAAGTGGCCAGGGTGCGTTGCCGGTGGTTTGCGATGCTTCTTCCTGCACAGAGGGCCTGGAGAGCCTGCTTGAAGTCATCGGAGAAGACAAGCGCCTACGCATCGTTGACGCCGTGGCATTTGTTGACGAACAGGTGCTTCCCTTCCTGCCACAGGGCAAACGCATCGGCAGCCTCGCCCTACACCCAACATGCTCATCAACACGAATGGGCATCAACGCCGCCCTCAGCAGAGTTGCTGCCGCAGTGGCTGAAGAAGTCGTCATCCCCGACAACTGGGGATGCTGCGCCTTCGCCGGCGACCGCGGCATGCTCCACCCGGAGCTCACGGCGTCGGCGACCGCTGCTGAAGCGGCAGCAGTCGCTGAACGCGATTTCGATGCCTACGCATCAGTAAACCGAACCTGTGAGCTGGGCATGACCCGGGCCACAGGGCATGAATACCAGCACGTACTCGAACTGCTGGCGGCAGTGACCTCACCCACCAACCAGACCCCGGCCCTTCCGGAGCGTCCCGAGACATTGGACATCATTACATGAACCGCAAAGCAGTCATCACCGGAGGCATCAGCGGCCTCGGTGCAGCATCCGCCGCCCGCCTTACCCAGGATGGCGTCGAGGTCATCACGATCGACGTCTGCGACGGTGCAGACATCGTGCTCGATATCTCCGACGCCGAAGCCGTACGCCAGGCCGCAGAAGATGTCGGCCCCATCGACATCCTCATCAACAGTGCCGGCATCGTCGGCCCGAACAAGCCGTTCTGGGAAGTCAGCGATGAGGAATGGAAACGGACCTTCGCCGTCAACGTCGACGGTACCTTCAACCTCTGCCGCGCCTTTGCCCCGGCCATGGCCGACTCCGGATGGGGACGCATCGTGAACTTCGCCAGCATGGCCGGAAAGGACGGGAACCCGAACATGGCCGCCTACTCCGCCACCAAGGCCGCCGTCATCGGACTGACCAAGACCATGGGCAAGGATCTGGCCAAGCGAGGAGTGCTGGTCAACGCCATCGCACCCGCCGTTGTTTCAACCCCCATGAACGCCTCCACGGATCCGGCCGTACTTGCACACATCACCAGCCTCATCCCAATGAACCGGGTGGGCCGCCCCGAGGAGGTAGCCGAGCTCGTAGCCTGGCTCGCATCGGACAAATGCAGCTTCTCCACCGGAGCCGTTTACGACATTTCCGGCGGCCGCGCCACCTACTGACCCCAGCCTTTAAGGCAATCGCCGGGAACCAATTCATCGCTAAAGGATTTCGGAGTGAGCGACAAGAGATACCGCACCGAGGACTGAAATCAACTCTTAGGCTTTCACGCCGACCTGCATTACGACGGCAGGATAGCGCGCACGGGAACCGTGATCGACGCTTCCCCCGATTCCAGGGCAATCTGGCTGGCGGCTAACGGCTGCTGGGACCGGACGCTTATCCACAGGGCAGAAGATTACAAAATCTGGATAGATGAAGAACACCTGACGAAGCGGGAGACAAGACTCAAGACAAATCGGATCCTGGCGTGAGCCTAAAAAATGTCCGTTAGCGGACCTGACCTCCACCGGCCTGCGGGTTGGTCGGGCTACTGCGACCTGATGGCCACTCGCGGCGGAACACAACTGCTCCTTAGGCAGCCCAGCCCACCTGGCCGTGTAGTCCTTCCGGAATTCATTTGGGAAGGACTACACGGCCTGAATATTCGGGACCTCGGTTATCAAGCGGTCCAGGGGTAAACGGAATGCCAAAGCGCTGACGCTGGCGGCGCCGATTACGGGCATGGCTTGGTCCATCCGCATTGGTACCGCAACGCAATTTACTGCGAGTTCGCTCTCCTGATTATCGACACCATAGCCACGTGCGATGTCTCCTGGAGTTCTTTCCAGAGCTGGGAGACGGTGGTGCTTGAATGCGGGGTACGGGGCGGGATGATTACGGACGCACCCTTCATCTCACTCGACCACAACAACCTCAACGACTTCCCGCCCTCGCTGGTTATCCTGTCCGAATACGATGACCTACGCCCCTCAGGGGAAGCTTATGCAGAGCAGGCTAAAGGTGACGGCGCCCGGTTGGAGACCTACCTGGCCAAGGGAATGCTTCACGGGCACCTGAACCGGACACAAGTAGTCCCGGAAGTTAGTTCATCGCTCAACCGGATGGCTGGGTTCATCACCTCCCGAGGATGCATGGGGGATTGCAGGGCTCGGGCGACGTCCTAAAGCCGTCCCTTGCTGGGCGGGCAAATCAAATACCAACGAATTCAACGGGTCCGCTCTCATTTACGCTGGGTCACCCCGGGCCGCTATTAGGCCTGGTCGACGAATTAGCCCGGCTCGAAATCATGGGCGGAGGTCGATGCGCGGCAGTCGCATCACTCACCGGCCCCCGCCTCGAGCCCGGATGGCTGCCGTCGGTCCGCTGACCCGATAGAACTGCTGCTCGCGTCCGTCCCAATGCTGACCGGTCCCATTCGACGGCTGACCGGCCCGGACACCCACCTGCGCGTGGGCAATAGTCCTCCCGGAAGCCCCGGTCTGCTCGGAGAACTTAACGGCCGGCACCTTTCCAAAAAAGTCGCTGGCGGCTTACCGGCCCAGCCGTTGGAGTGCAGGCTACCGATGGAATCGTTCGCCCACGACGGTCAGGACAGCCCTTCCGCGGCACTCAAACAGACAATTCCGGACCTCGACAATGGAGAGCTTTTGTCAGCTTGCGCACTGCCAGCTTCGGCCGGCTGCTGGTATGGCATCAGCAGCCGGCCGGAGAAGGAGCGGTTCTAACCTGAAGCGAAGACTCGCCACTGAGCACGGAGAAGCAGAAATGCAGACCTGAGTCCCAGAGAAATACAGATGTTTTCTAGATCATTCGCCCGTTTTGCCCGAGGCGCCTGCCGCGTCGGGCGTCCCCGAGAACGTCACGGGCGAGCGTGGCCCTCATTTGACCACCAGTCCCTGTTGAGATTGGTTCCCTCGACCTGGTGGGGTGCGGGGTCGCCACCCCTCCCCAGAAGTCCAGGCCGAAGCTTACGCATCGGTTGCTCCGATCGATACGGATGCTTTTGCACGGAGTTCGTCGCTAGTTTCGGTGATCTGCGTCTCACCTGCCTGATCGGGCAGGATGGTCCCAAGGGCTACGCCGTCGTGAGTGTGACACGGGGATCCTGTGATCGACAGGGTTGCTTCTGCACGGAGCTCGCCGCAAGTTACGCTGATTTGCGCCTCACCCGGCCGATCGGGCCGGATGATCGCAAGGGCGCGTCCGTCCTGCGTGTAACAGGCGGATCCCGTGATTGGTTCGAGGGGGTTCGGTCGGCCGCTGAAAAGGCCTGCCAGGTGGGCGGCACCCCGAACACTCACGCTGACGCTGGCGTCTGCGTCGGTGATGAGCTGACCGTGTTCGTCGCGCAACTCGATCTCAATGAACGCCGCGTCATTCCCGGTGTCCGAGATGCTGGAAGCGGATGGATTCAGCCCGATGCGGGCAGGGCCCGTCGCCGAGGTCAGGATTTCTCGTGAGACCTCGACGCCGGCTTTGTAGGCGATCGCCTCGAGGATGCCGGGTTCGTAAGTGACGTCGAACTCCGCGATAAAAGCCTTGCCTGCACCGATGGGCTGGCGCCCCAGCGAACGACCGTTACACACCAGCTCCACCTCATCGGCGGCGGCATACACATCGACTCGGATCGGGTCTTCGACGTTCACCGACCAGGTCCAGCTGGCTTGCGCGTCAGGCCACGACCATCCGCCGGTCATTGCAGCCCTGCCGTGCAGCTGCGGACGATGCACGGCAATGTACGGTTGGAGGCGCAGCCCGAAGACGATTTCCCGATAATAGGAGATGGCCCGGCGTTGCCCCGTCATATCGAGGTCACCCACCCAGGCGGATATCCACGGGTAGCTTGCTTCGAACTGCATGTCATTGTCATCGAGATAGCGGGTGCGGCCCACGCCTACTTCGCCGAGGTAATCCCATCCAGCCCAGGTGAAGTCGCCGAGCACCTGGGGGTGGGCCTGCACCAACTTCCAGAGAACATCGATGTGGCCAGGGAAGGTTTCGGTACCTACGATGAGCCGGTCGGGGTTGAGATCGGCATCGAGGTCATACCGGCTATCGCCGTAATTGATGCCGGCGACGTCGAGAGCCGAAAAGGGCTCCTCGAGGCGTGCTGAGACGAGTTCGGATGCGCTGATCTGGTTCATCATGTCCCCGGCGCTGCCCATGGCGTCGTTGACTCCGCCCGCCGCGTCGGTGGCCTGGCGCA
This genomic interval from Arthrobacter sp. SLBN-100 contains the following:
- a CDS encoding SDR family NAD(P)-dependent oxidoreductase, with the protein product MNRKAVITGGISGLGAASAARLTQDGVEVITIDVCDGADIVLDISDAEAVRQAAEDVGPIDILINSAGIVGPNKPFWEVSDEEWKRTFAVNVDGTFNLCRAFAPAMADSGWGRIVNFASMAGKDGNPNMAAYSATKAAVIGLTKTMGKDLAKRGVLVNAIAPAVVSTPMNASTDPAVLAHITSLIPMNRVGRPEEVAELVAWLASDKCSFSTGAVYDISGGRATY
- a CDS encoding FAD-binding and (Fe-S)-binding domain-containing protein is translated as MSHTDALTRPGLPEPGQVLLDELERAAPGKVRARATDRLANAHDASHYLLTPRAVVLPENAEQVAALMRGSVRHGVALTFRSGATSLSGQTSSDGVLVDTRRNFRSVEVLDEGARVRSQPGATVRQVNVRLARHKRKLGPDPASEVACTIGGVVANNSSGMACGTEANTYRTIDSAVIILPSGTIIDTAAPDADESLRRLEPELHAGLIRLRDQLRNNASHAARIRQLFAIKNTMGYGLNSFLDYGRPVDILLHLVIGSEGTLAFLAEVTFNTVPVKPHTATDLLFFPSLSAATAALPALVAAGFATIELLDATSLGVAQRDAEADDVLRAIKIEGHAALLVEFQEPDPVALAGRVSASAEVLAALPLVRPAQLSSDPARRASLWHIRKGLYATVAGNRPSGTTALLEDIAVPVANLLPTCEGLVELFEHYGYEDSVIFGHAKDGNIHFLLNERLESSGGESTLERYAAFTEDMVSLVLSNNGTLKAEHGTGRIMAPFVRRQYGDALYGVMREIKRLCDPQGVLNPGIVLNDDPEFHLAHLKTAPTVEKEVDRCVECGYCEPACPSKDITLTPRQRIVLRREIARAEENGNTALKRELEREYSYDGLDTCAADGMCQTACPVLIDTGELVKRLRAEGRGRVEQAGWKAAANNWGAAAQVGGLALSGVKFLPSALVTGASEAARAVLGSETVPRWDKDLPGGGARRRPLHVQEPKAVYLAACISTMFGPAAQGPGVSSAFLDLCARADVTVTIPEGIGNMCCGTPWKSKGMTDGYALMRQKVQSAVWEASGQGALPVVCDASSCTEGLESLLEVIGEDKRLRIVDAVAFVDEQVLPFLPQGKRIGSLALHPTCSSTRMGINAALSRVAAAVAEEVVIPDNWGCCAFAGDRGMLHPELTASATAAEAAAVAERDFDAYASVNRTCELGMTRATGHEYQHVLELLAAVTSPTNQTPALPERPETLDIIT
- a CDS encoding IlvD/Edd family dehydratase, with the protein product MEPVMGELRSSQWYAGNDRNSYIHRAWMRRGVPEDSFEGKPQIAIANTASDLTPCNSHLDEVAEHVKQGIWEAGGVPLNLPVVSLGETQVRPTAMLWRNMAAMATEEMLRANPIDGVVLLGGCDKTIPALLMAASSVDIPAVVVPGGPMATGTFRGQPLGCGTDVWRLSEEVRGGEISNREFLKSESSMIRSRGHCNTMGTASTMALVAEALGMVLPGLAGTPAVDSNLLAGAHETGRLIVEMVAESRTPSALLTRESFLNSIVALAAIGGSTNAVVHLLAIAGRLGIDLTIDDFDRVGAGVPLLVNLQPSGKFLMDDLHRAGGFLPVLREVKDLLDPSALTVTGKPLVDYLDDARIWDEEVIHRRDDPLQPEAGIAILRGNLAPGGAVIKPAAASPHLLRHRGAAVVFDSIEDMHARIDDPALDVDENSVLVLRGCGPKGYPGMPEVSNMPLPKKLLEQGVRDMVRICDGRMSGTAYGTVVLHVTPEAAAGGPLGVVETGDFISLDVEERTLELEIGPEELAARLPNAATVEGYANPQRGWERLYVDHVLQADTGVDLDFLIGSSGPEVSRESH
- a CDS encoding IclR family transcriptional regulator; amino-acid sequence: MDNERRIVGSDRVLASLNQLGKHPNGISLDGLSRVIGAAKPTVHRASATLRRRGLVSQDGYGSYLLRDGFLRIAFTFHEARPEHLRAQPIRQHLSDRFGETAHYSHLEGRDAVDRSKVDRATGPMKLTSVVGRRNPAHATGGAKLLLAFALPDVESIKQWIGSVPLIAATQNTITSAQELHAAFNEIREQGFAVDDQENEAGINCIAVPVFFSSPAHPSCAISLSTLAHRTPLRQLGDAVGSIQAASGRPYGHPQGRHTRPHIACPQLFPSN
- a CDS encoding IclR family transcriptional regulator domain-containing protein, translated to MERTPGDIARGYGVDNQESELAVNCVAVPMRMDQAMPVIGAASVSALAFRLPLDRLITEVPNIQAV
- a CDS encoding alpha/beta hydrolase fold domain-containing protein, whose translation is MITDAPFISLDHNNLNDFPPSLVILSEYDDLRPSGEAYAEQAKGDGARLETYLAKGMLHGHLNRTQVVPEVSSSLNRMAGFITSRGCMGDCRARATS